One genomic window of Sphingomonas sp. C3-2 includes the following:
- a CDS encoding AraC family transcriptional regulator gives MHVADFSRVRLSSAYSFNNNRALMRLSLSDLLQSLRIARIDAAFLDIADNSGAHLRANRRAFIHLCLEGAAWIEGDSAAGSIRLAKGDYYIQLGNETPRIRAEQNASLRQSDFFRESHALDTPPVLRFGTGPRVLRLLTGAFHLTTVNPIIRALPRSIVVRQADLAGAEYLVIDADNIAQAAMGPGAATFMTSTFDILFMQAARAQITGLLRSGLDVASAVDRFRIPIALTLVHSYPDRDWTLEKLAAELGISRSTFAAEFHKVAGLPFLQYITRLRMTRAGDMLRWQPVSVADAAYYAGYKSVAAFTRAFRNFYGMTPAAYQRAQAPFLDNSVGGHMHWSPFLGAN, from the coding sequence GTGCATGTTGCGGATTTTAGTCGCGTCCGACTGTCTAGTGCTTACTCCTTTAACAATAATCGTGCATTGATGCGCCTTTCCCTTTCCGATCTTCTGCAATCCCTCCGCATTGCTCGGATTGATGCGGCGTTCCTCGATATCGCGGACAATTCAGGGGCGCACCTGCGGGCTAATCGACGGGCGTTCATTCACCTTTGTCTGGAAGGAGCTGCCTGGATTGAGGGCGATAGTGCCGCAGGCTCTATCCGCTTGGCCAAGGGCGACTATTATATTCAGCTTGGAAACGAGACGCCGCGTATCCGCGCCGAGCAAAATGCATCGCTGCGACAAAGTGATTTCTTTCGCGAATCCCATGCGCTCGATACCCCGCCCGTGCTGCGCTTTGGGACGGGACCGCGTGTTCTCCGGCTGCTCACAGGGGCCTTTCACCTTACCACCGTCAATCCGATCATTCGCGCGCTTCCTCGTAGCATCGTGGTGCGCCAGGCTGACTTGGCTGGGGCGGAATATCTCGTGATCGACGCCGACAATATCGCGCAGGCGGCGATGGGGCCAGGGGCGGCCACCTTCATGACATCGACCTTTGACATATTGTTCATGCAAGCGGCACGTGCGCAGATCACGGGCCTTTTGCGCAGTGGTCTGGACGTCGCATCGGCCGTCGACCGGTTTCGCATTCCGATCGCGCTCACGCTTGTCCACTCCTATCCGGATCGGGATTGGACGCTCGAGAAGCTGGCTGCGGAACTCGGCATATCCCGCTCGACCTTCGCTGCTGAATTTCACAAGGTCGCCGGGTTACCCTTTTTGCAGTATATCACCCGCCTGCGCATGACCCGTGCGGGAGACATGCTCCGATGGCAGCCGGTTTCGGTCGCTGATGCCGCCTATTATGCGGGGTATAAGTCGGTTGCCGCGTTCACCCGCGCCTTTCGCAATTTTTACGGGATGACGCCGGCCGCCTATCAGCGTGCCCAGGCCCCCTTTCTCGACAACAGCGTGGGCGGGCACATGCATTGGTCGCCCTTTCTTGGCGCGAACTGA
- a CDS encoding amidohydrolase family protein: MALFDNPILETIAQTKDVAISNTLPDKLISADSHVTEPPHCYVDRIDPAYRDRAPRVSTDLDGGDSFVIDGMPGAVPMGIVAAAGKNPKDMKKGETLFKDLHRGGWDGKARLGDQDREGIIAEAIYPSVGMVLCNHPDADYKQACMWAYNRWLHEEFCAADPNRLLGMGQTAVRSVAEAIEDFRQFKEMGFRGVMMPGNPATEEDYDHPNFDPLWRAAVELSLPISFHILTSRQDGPNAVGSAGQKAVVSSHRGPPQNATQSLLKSIQDIIGVFIWGRVFERHPDLKLVCVEADAGWAPHFAYRMDHGYKRHRFWMKMGDMGQLPSEYFRNNVYLTFQDDWVAFKMTHLMNPRRLLWANDFPHSDSTWPWSRELLLGQTAHLSEEEKNWILYENAAELYGVGR, encoded by the coding sequence ATGGCCCTGTTCGACAACCCTATTCTGGAAACCATCGCCCAGACCAAAGATGTAGCCATATCCAATACACTTCCGGATAAGCTGATCTCGGCGGACTCGCACGTCACCGAACCTCCGCACTGCTATGTCGACCGGATCGATCCCGCATATCGCGATCGTGCGCCGCGCGTGAGCACTGACCTTGATGGCGGCGACTCCTTTGTGATCGACGGCATGCCGGGCGCGGTGCCCATGGGTATCGTCGCGGCGGCCGGCAAGAACCCCAAGGACATGAAAAAGGGCGAAACGCTCTTCAAGGATCTCCATCGTGGCGGGTGGGACGGCAAGGCCCGCCTCGGCGATCAGGACCGCGAAGGCATAATCGCCGAAGCCATCTACCCGTCGGTTGGCATGGTGCTCTGCAACCACCCCGACGCGGACTATAAACAAGCCTGTATGTGGGCGTATAATCGCTGGCTCCATGAGGAATTCTGCGCCGCAGATCCCAACCGCCTGCTCGGCATGGGGCAGACGGCGGTCCGCTCGGTAGCCGAGGCAATCGAGGATTTTCGCCAGTTCAAGGAAATGGGCTTTCGCGGGGTGATGATGCCCGGCAATCCCGCGACCGAGGAAGATTATGATCACCCGAACTTCGATCCGCTGTGGCGCGCCGCGGTTGAACTGAGCCTTCCCATCAGCTTCCACATCCTCACCAGTCGACAGGATGGTCCGAATGCGGTGGGCTCCGCCGGGCAAAAGGCCGTCGTATCGAGCCATCGTGGGCCGCCGCAGAACGCCACGCAAAGCCTGCTCAAGTCCATTCAGGACATTATCGGCGTCTTCATCTGGGGCCGAGTTTTCGAACGCCACCCGGATCTGAAGCTGGTCTGTGTTGAAGCCGATGCGGGTTGGGCACCGCACTTCGCTTATCGCATGGACCATGGTTACAAGCGCCACCGCTTCTGGATGAAAATGGGAGATATGGGCCAGCTTCCCAGTGAATATTTCCGCAACAATGTCTATCTGACGTTCCAGGACGATTGGGTCGCTTTCAAGATGACCCATCTGATGAACCCGCGCCGACTGCTCTGGGCCAATGATTTCCCGCACAGCGATTCGACCTGGCCGTGGAGCCGCGAACTGTTGCTTGGGCAGACCGCGCACCTTTCCGAAGAGGAAAAGAACTGGATCCTCTATGAAAACGCCGCCGAACTATACGGTGTCGGTCGCTGA
- a CDS encoding N-acyl-D-amino-acid deacylase family protein produces the protein MTVSVDLLIRGGSVADGSGAPIREMDVAIKDGRIAAMGPSLSCRADEEIDARGLLVTPGFVDIHTHYDGQVTWENSVRPSSVHGVTTVLMGNCGVGFAPCRPGDRDRLVRLMEGVEDLPEIVLTTGLPWNWETFPDYMNALSGRRFDADVATQIPHAALRVFVMGQRAAYREEATEADCAAMARLAGEAIDAGALGFGTSRTLNHRASDGSLIPTLTAAENELKAIAGALRAKGSGVLQAVSDFADVDTELALFRRVMEQSGRPLSLSVMQWHTAPEKWRTIVDWMDQCTADGLEVRAQVSGRPVGMMLGFDLSYHPFVFTPTFKKLAALPREQRLGALRSADVRAQILSEEFDPNDFMGAGLLRLWDAMYPLGEQPDYEPAPNSHVAGRAAAMGVDPASLAYDLMLEQDGQAVLMLPSVNYAFGSLDVAGEMLRHPRSVYGLGDGGAHLGFLCDASLPTFMLEYWARDRKASRLSVEDVVRGLSHETARAIGLNDRGLLRSGYKADINVIDFDRLKLGPPRVTNDLPAGGRRMVQQASGYRATILNGQIVARDDTATGALPGRLVRGAKAA, from the coding sequence ATGACCGTATCAGTAGACCTTCTGATCCGTGGTGGATCGGTTGCCGATGGATCGGGCGCACCGATCCGCGAAATGGACGTGGCGATCAAGGATGGGCGCATCGCAGCGATGGGCCCATCGCTATCCTGCCGCGCCGATGAGGAAATCGATGCGCGGGGCTTGCTGGTCACACCCGGCTTTGTCGATATCCACACCCATTATGACGGCCAGGTAACCTGGGAAAACTCGGTCCGACCATCGAGCGTGCACGGTGTTACGACCGTCCTCATGGGCAATTGCGGTGTCGGCTTTGCCCCCTGCCGCCCCGGTGACCGGGATCGGCTTGTTCGGCTGATGGAAGGCGTCGAAGACCTTCCGGAAATCGTTCTCACAACCGGTCTGCCCTGGAATTGGGAGACATTTCCCGATTACATGAATGCGCTTTCGGGGCGACGGTTTGATGCCGATGTGGCGACCCAGATCCCGCATGCCGCGCTGCGTGTGTTCGTCATGGGGCAGCGCGCGGCCTACCGGGAAGAGGCCACCGAGGCCGATTGCGCCGCAATGGCGCGCCTTGCCGGGGAAGCCATCGATGCCGGGGCGCTCGGCTTCGGTACGTCGCGCACGCTCAACCACCGCGCCAGCGATGGATCGCTGATCCCGACGCTGACCGCTGCCGAGAATGAACTCAAGGCGATTGCAGGCGCGCTCCGCGCCAAGGGAAGCGGTGTGTTGCAGGCGGTGTCCGACTTTGCTGATGTTGATACCGAACTCGCGTTGTTCCGCCGCGTGATGGAGCAGAGCGGCCGTCCGCTCTCGCTCTCGGTGATGCAGTGGCACACCGCGCCTGAAAAATGGCGGACGATTGTCGACTGGATGGATCAATGCACCGCCGATGGGCTCGAGGTACGCGCGCAGGTGAGCGGTCGACCGGTCGGCATGATGCTGGGTTTCGATCTCAGTTATCACCCGTTCGTCTTTACCCCCACCTTCAAGAAACTCGCCGCCCTGCCACGCGAGCAGCGTCTGGGGGCGCTGCGCTCGGCGGATGTCCGGGCGCAGATCCTCTCCGAGGAATTCGATCCCAACGACTTCATGGGGGCGGGGCTTCTCCGCCTGTGGGATGCGATGTACCCGCTAGGCGAGCAGCCGGATTACGAACCCGCGCCCAACAGCCATGTTGCCGGGCGCGCGGCCGCCATGGGCGTCGATCCGGCATCGCTCGCCTATGATCTGATGCTGGAGCAGGACGGCCAGGCGGTGCTGATGCTGCCCTCGGTCAATTATGCCTTCGGATCGCTCGACGTTGCGGGCGAAATGCTTCGTCATCCGCGCAGCGTCTATGGGCTGGGGGATGGCGGCGCGCATCTCGGCTTTCTGTGCGATGCCAGCCTGCCGACCTTCATGCTCGAATATTGGGCGCGCGACCGTAAGGCCAGCCGCCTCAGCGTCGAAGATGTTGTCCGTGGCCTGAGCCACGAGACAGCGCGCGCGATCGGCCTGAACGACCGCGGCCTGCTCCGTTCTGGCTACAAGGCCGATATCAACGTCATCGATTTTGATCGCCTGAAGCTGGGGCCGCCCCGCGTAACCAATGATCTGCCCGCCGGGGGGCGGCGTATGGTGCAGCAAGCCAGCGGGTACCGCGCCACGATTTTGAATGGGCAGATCGTCGCCCGCGATGACACCGCCACTGGAGCTTTGCCCGGACGCCTGGTGCGCGGGGCCAAGGCCGCCTGA
- a CDS encoding TonB-dependent receptor, translating into MKKLLTCLLGSAGLAGLMPAIAHAQSDDASVGISDIVVTAQKKAENLQSTPIAITAFTGEALTSLGINSVADVASVTPSLYSAPYPNSPTTIQLYMRGQGVNNPLQMTKDGAVGMYLDGFYLSRPQSATMDMADIERIEVLRGPQGTLYGRNTTGGAVNIITRKPTGEAGLRQSLTLGNRDHVRTLTNIDAPALGPLALKGTFLHSRIDGWTKNDGGEDFGMRQQTAGQIAARLTPSDSLTVDYNFDIGRVYSTPLYFVNSDLVGFIPGYTVDRKHTHRGINIDKSRMDFNGHALTLEWQASDALTLRSLSGYRRVSAEMTQYYLDVFSAPATGQVINIRPFDDIVTRQYSQEFQAVGNLGDRLDFVGGLYYFREKGRHFQDTITALSVVSGASTGTVRTERFVDMVAESRAAFAQFTYTPAILDDRLDITLGLRYTEDKRRASRDLKSIFTMPSGGSFPTRPIEVDVTNRQKFSKLNPAATINFRASSDLTIYAKYASGYRAGGSDESALFFKETFAPETVSNFEIGLKSDWFDRRLRLNLAAFLMDYRDIQLDMPLRRNDPTINQTINAGKARIGGVEADLTIAPSKDLLLTASYAYLDSKIKEISARAGTVLDPAVNPDSGFTIGENVASRFTMAYAPRHAFSASADYTFLRIGDAKAVAHANYQWKDDAFASSPAGPAIIGRQFWAIPAFGTLDTRLTFSWDLASGSEAAIALWGRNVTDKKYKATVAAAGSPATGFNGQSFAYGEPATYGIELSYKF; encoded by the coding sequence ATGAAGAAGCTGCTAACCTGCCTGCTCGGTTCTGCCGGGCTGGCCGGGCTCATGCCCGCTATTGCCCATGCCCAGTCGGATGATGCGTCCGTTGGGATCAGCGACATTGTCGTTACTGCCCAAAAAAAGGCGGAGAATCTTCAATCGACGCCCATCGCGATCACCGCCTTCACCGGAGAAGCCCTGACCTCTCTCGGCATCAATTCGGTGGCTGATGTCGCCTCGGTTACGCCCAGCCTCTATTCCGCCCCCTATCCGAACTCACCCACCACGATTCAGCTCTATATGCGCGGGCAGGGGGTCAATAACCCGCTTCAGATGACCAAGGACGGCGCCGTCGGCATGTATCTCGACGGCTTTTACCTTTCCCGCCCGCAAAGCGCGACGATGGATATGGCGGATATCGAGCGGATCGAGGTCCTGCGCGGCCCGCAAGGCACGCTTTATGGCCGCAACACGACGGGCGGTGCGGTCAACATCATCACGCGCAAGCCCACGGGCGAAGCTGGGCTGCGTCAATCGCTGACGCTGGGCAATCGCGATCATGTCCGCACGCTCACCAATATCGACGCGCCCGCCTTGGGGCCGCTCGCGCTCAAGGGCACCTTCCTTCACAGTCGTATCGATGGCTGGACGAAAAATGATGGCGGCGAAGATTTCGGCATGCGGCAGCAAACCGCAGGTCAGATTGCGGCGCGGCTCACCCCCTCCGACAGCCTCACGGTCGATTACAATTTCGACATCGGCCGCGTTTACAGCACCCCGCTCTATTTCGTGAATTCGGATCTTGTCGGCTTCATCCCCGGCTATACGGTCGATCGCAAGCACACCCATCGCGGTATCAACATCGACAAGAGCCGGATGGATTTCAACGGCCATGCGCTCACCCTTGAATGGCAGGCAAGCGATGCGCTCACCTTGCGTTCGCTTTCGGGGTATCGCCGTGTCAGCGCCGAGATGACCCAATATTATCTCGATGTGTTCAGTGCGCCGGCAACGGGCCAGGTCATCAATATCCGGCCCTTCGATGATATCGTCACGCGCCAATATTCACAGGAATTCCAGGCGGTAGGCAATCTCGGCGATCGTCTCGATTTCGTTGGCGGCCTTTATTATTTCCGTGAAAAAGGACGCCATTTCCAGGATACGATCACTGCGTTGTCAGTGGTTTCGGGGGCCTCCACGGGAACCGTCCGGACCGAACGGTTCGTTGATATGGTGGCAGAATCCAGGGCGGCCTTTGCGCAGTTCACCTATACGCCGGCGATCCTCGATGATCGGCTCGATATCACCCTTGGGCTCCGTTACACCGAAGACAAGCGTCGCGCTTCACGCGATCTGAAATCGATCTTTACCATGCCGAGCGGGGGCAGTTTTCCCACCCGCCCGATCGAGGTGGATGTCACCAACCGGCAGAAATTCTCGAAGCTGAACCCGGCCGCGACCATCAACTTCCGCGCCAGTTCGGACCTGACGATCTACGCCAAATATGCCAGCGGCTATCGCGCCGGCGGATCGGACGAAAGCGCGCTGTTCTTCAAGGAAACCTTTGCGCCGGAAACGGTGTCCAATTTCGAAATCGGGTTGAAATCGGACTGGTTCGACCGGCGCCTTCGTCTGAACCTCGCGGCGTTCCTGATGGATTATCGTGACATCCAGCTCGATATGCCGCTTCGTAGGAACGATCCCACCATCAACCAGACGATCAATGCCGGCAAGGCCCGGATCGGCGGGGTCGAGGCAGATCTCACGATTGCCCCGAGCAAGGATCTGCTGCTGACTGCCAGCTACGCCTATCTGGATAGCAAGATTAAGGAAATTTCGGCGCGCGCCGGCACTGTCCTTGATCCTGCGGTCAATCCCGATTCCGGCTTTACGATCGGCGAGAATGTCGCGTCGCGCTTTACCATGGCCTATGCGCCCCGCCACGCTTTTTCCGCGTCGGCGGACTACACCTTTTTGCGGATCGGCGATGCCAAGGCCGTCGCACACGCCAATTATCAGTGGAAGGACGATGCCTTTGCCAGCAGCCCGGCCGGCCCGGCGATTATCGGCCGACAATTCTGGGCGATACCCGCTTTTGGAACGCTCGACACCCGCCTGACCTTCAGCTGGGATCTCGCGAGCGGCTCAGAGGCGGCCATCGCGCTCTGGGGGCGCAATGTCACCGACAAGAAATACAAGGCGACGGTCGCTGCGGCCGGATCACCCGCTACCGGCTTCAACGGACAAAGCTTCGCTTATGGCGAACCGGCAACCTATGGCATTGAATTAAGCTATAAATTCTAA